The Anaerolineae bacterium genome contains the following window.
AAAAATTGGCGGAATCTTTTGCCGAATTTAAGTTGCCGGAAGAAATGGCACCACGCCATAACATTGCTCCCTCGCAACCTGTGGCCGTGGTCGCCAACAATGGTCAGGGTCAGGTTGAGTTCTTCCAATGGGGCCTGGTTCCCGCCTGGGCCAAAGACCCCGCTGTTGGCAACCGGCTGATTAACGCCCGGTCAGAAACCCTGGCCGAAAAACCTTCATTCAAAAATGCGTACAAACGCCGTCGCTGCCTGGTGTTGGCCGACGGCTTTTACGAGTGGCGCAAAGAACCCAACTCCAAGGCCAAAACACCAATGTACATTCAGCTACTCTCCAAAGAACCATTTGCCTTTGCCGGATTATGGGAATCATGGCACGGGGCGGACGGATCACATCTTCTGAGTTGTACCATTATCACTACCACGCCCAACGAGTTGATGGCCGACATCCATAACCGGATGCCCGTCCTGCTGCCGCCAGAGACTTACCCGCTGTGGCTCGATCCGGCCGAACGCAACCCAGCCGAACTCAAGGAGTTGCTCAAACCCTATCCTGCCGCCCAGATGATCGCTTATCCGGTTTCCAAAGTGGTCAACAATCCCCGGAATGATACCCCAGACTGTATCACTCCTCTACCAACAACATCGAATCTTTTGTGAACCATGTTGATAAAAAAACATTCTATGCTCATTATTCGGCTGGCCGTTTCTTTAGGTTTGCTCCTTCTCTTACTTTTGACAGCCCCTTATCTGAACGCCGACGATGGCGTCATCCTGAACCACGCCGGGTTTCCCGTGGTGGATCCCCCGGACGAATCGTCTGATCCCCCTCCTTTCATTCTGCCCTTTGCGAACCCGCCCGGTACTGGATACCTGGTTGTTGGGCCGGGCCTACGGCAATACCGTTGGCGCATACATGCAGATGCACTTACCGGCCTGAACCAACCTCTTACCAATCCGACCACCCTCCCTTTCTCCATAGCCAATGGCGATTGGGAGGTATCACCCAATGGCCGAAGCATTATCTTCGTTAACAGCGCCGACCCAAATATCTGGCTGCTGACCCTACCTTAGTCATCTGGACAACACGCGCATATTTGTTTACAATATCTGTAAACCTTAAAAAGAGTAACCACACTTCACCCATGCTCTGGCAATTTACACCCTACATTATCCTCTCTTTTACCGCAGCCGTTATCTCCACTGCGCTGGCAATTTACGCCTGGCGACATCGGGCCATACCCGGCGCAGGGGCGCTGGCTTTTTTGATGCTGGTCATTGGGGAATGGTCCCTGGCCAGTACCCTGGAATTGGCCGTCGTTGACC
Protein-coding sequences here:
- a CDS encoding SOS response-associated peptidase codes for the protein MCGRFSLATNQKKLAESFAEFKLPEEMAPRHNIAPSQPVAVVANNGQGQVEFFQWGLVPAWAKDPAVGNRLINARSETLAEKPSFKNAYKRRRCLVLADGFYEWRKEPNSKAKTPMYIQLLSKEPFAFAGLWESWHGADGSHLLSCTIITTTPNELMADIHNRMPVLLPPETYPLWLDPAERNPAELKELLKPYPAAQMIAYPVSKVVNNPRNDTPDCITPLPTTSNLL